A region of Mesorhizobium sp. M3A.F.Ca.ET.080.04.2.1 DNA encodes the following proteins:
- a CDS encoding transcriptional regulator, which produces MNDNEERPVTIITGRVWKKKGGKPEGVHVMLVAPDDDSAVRRALESLAAEGYAEAELDQIGDMDGAPDDEPHLSAYQGAIEGEVSIVTFDQPL; this is translated from the coding sequence GTGAACGACAATGAAGAACGCCCGGTCACCATCATTACCGGCCGGGTGTGGAAGAAGAAGGGCGGCAAGCCGGAGGGCGTGCATGTGATGCTGGTCGCGCCGGACGACGATTCGGCCGTTCGCCGAGCGCTCGAATCGCTCGCCGCAGAAGGCTATGCGGAAGCCGAGCTCGATCAGATCGGCGACATGGATGGCGCGCCCGACGACGAGCCGCATCTGTCCGCCTATCAGGGCGCGATCGAAGGCGAGGTCTCGATCGTCACCTTCGACCAGCCGCTCTGA
- the rpsL gene encoding 30S ribosomal protein S12: protein MPTVNQLIRKPRLAPVKRNKVPAMQQNPQKRGVCTRVYTTTPKKPNSALRKVAKIRLTNGFEVIGYIPGEGHNLQEHSVVMIRGGRVKDLPGVRYHIIRGVLDTQGVKNRKQRRSKYGAKRPK, encoded by the coding sequence ATGCCTACCGTCAACCAGCTGATCCGCAAGCCGCGCCTGGCGCCGGTGAAGCGCAACAAGGTCCCGGCCATGCAGCAGAACCCGCAGAAGCGGGGCGTCTGCACGCGCGTCTACACCACGACGCCGAAGAAGCCGAACTCGGCGCTGCGCAAGGTGGCCAAGATCCGTCTGACCAACGGCTTCGAAGTGATCGGCTACATCCCGGGCGAAGGCCACAACCTGCAGGAGCACTCCGTGGTCATGATCCGCGGCGGCCGCGTCAAGGACCTTCCGGGTGTCCGCTACCACATCATCCGCGGCGTGCTCGACACGCAGGGTGTGAAGAACCGCAAGCAGCGCCGTTCGAAATACGGTGCGAAGCGTCCGAAGTAA
- the rpsG gene encoding 30S ribosomal protein S7 → MSRRHSAEKREINPDPKFGDLIVTKFMNAVMYDGKKSVAETIVYGALDQVQAKTKQEPVTVFHQALDNVAPHVEVRSRRVGGATYQVPVDVRPERRQALAIRWLIAAARNRNETTMIDRLSGELMDAANNRGTAVKKREDTHKMAEANRAFAHYRW, encoded by the coding sequence ATGTCCCGTCGTCACAGTGCAGAAAAGCGTGAGATCAATCCGGACCCGAAGTTCGGCGACCTGATCGTCACCAAGTTCATGAACGCCGTCATGTATGACGGCAAGAAGTCGGTTGCCGAGACGATCGTCTACGGCGCGCTGGATCAGGTCCAGGCCAAGACCAAGCAGGAGCCGGTCACCGTCTTCCATCAGGCGCTCGACAATGTCGCGCCGCATGTGGAAGTGCGCTCGCGTCGCGTCGGCGGCGCCACCTACCAGGTTCCGGTCGACGTGCGCCCCGAGCGGCGCCAGGCGCTGGCCATCCGCTGGCTGATCGCCGCCGCCCGCAACCGCAACGAGACCACCATGATCGACCGCCTCTCGGGCGAGCTGATGGACGCGGCCAACAACCGCGGCACGGCCGTCAAGAAGCGTGAAGACACCCACAAGATGGCAGAAGCCAACCGCGCCTTCGCGCACTACCGCTGGTAA
- the fusA gene encoding elongation factor G: MAREYKIEDYRNFGIMAHIDAGKTTTTERVLYYTGKSHKIGEVHDGAATMDWMEQEQERGITITSAATTTFWKGRDGKMRRFNIIDTPGHVDFTIEVERSLRVLDGAIALLDANAGVEPQTETVWRQADKYHVPRMIFCNKMDKIGADFYRSVEMIGSRLGAQAVVMQLPIGAETEFKGVVDLVEMNALVWRDETLGAAWDVVEIPADLKEKAAQYREKMIEAAVEMDETALENYLEGNMPSNDEIRALIRKGTIAVKFFPMFCGSAFKNKGVQPLLDAVVEYLPSPIDVPAIKGVDAKTDAEIERHATDSEPLSMLAFKIMNDPFVGSLTFARIYSGKLSKGASLDNTVKGKKERIGRMLQMHANSRADIEEAYAGDIVALAGLKDTTTGDTLCDPLHPVILERMEFPDPVIQIAIEPKTKNDQEKMGLALHRLAAEDPSFRVKTDEESGQTIIAGMGELHLDIIVDRMRREFKVEANVGAPQVAYRETITRTHEQDYTHKKQTGGTGQFARVKLVFEPNSESEEFVFESKIVGGAVPKEYIPGVEKGIQSVMGSGPFAGFPMIGVKATLIDGAFHDVDSSVLAFEIASRACFKEAAPKLGVQLLEPIMKVEVVTPEDYVGGVIGDLNGRRGQIQGQEARGVAVVINAMVPLANMFKYVDNLRSMSQGRAQYTMQFDHYEPVPTAVAQEVQKKYA, from the coding sequence ATGGCCCGCGAATACAAAATCGAAGACTACCGCAATTTCGGTATCATGGCGCATATCGACGCCGGCAAGACGACGACGACCGAGCGCGTCCTGTACTACACGGGCAAGTCGCACAAGATCGGCGAAGTCCATGACGGCGCTGCCACCATGGACTGGATGGAGCAGGAGCAGGAACGCGGCATCACCATCACCTCGGCCGCGACCACGACCTTCTGGAAGGGTCGTGACGGCAAGATGCGCCGCTTCAACATCATCGACACTCCCGGACACGTCGACTTCACCATCGAGGTCGAGCGCTCGCTGCGCGTGCTCGACGGCGCGATCGCGCTGCTCGATGCCAATGCCGGCGTCGAGCCGCAGACCGAGACCGTGTGGCGCCAGGCCGACAAGTACCACGTGCCGCGCATGATCTTCTGCAACAAGATGGACAAGATCGGCGCCGACTTCTACCGCTCGGTGGAAATGATCGGTTCGCGCCTCGGCGCGCAGGCCGTCGTCATGCAGCTGCCGATCGGCGCCGAGACCGAGTTCAAGGGCGTTGTCGATCTCGTCGAGATGAACGCGCTTGTCTGGCGCGACGAGACGCTGGGTGCCGCCTGGGACGTCGTCGAGATCCCGGCCGATCTCAAGGAGAAGGCCGCTCAGTATCGCGAGAAGATGATCGAGGCCGCCGTCGAGATGGACGAGACCGCGCTCGAGAATTACCTCGAAGGCAACATGCCGTCGAACGACGAGATCCGCGCGCTGATCCGCAAGGGCACCATCGCGGTCAAGTTCTTCCCGATGTTCTGCGGCTCTGCCTTCAAGAACAAGGGCGTGCAGCCGCTGCTCGACGCCGTTGTCGAATACCTGCCGTCGCCCATCGACGTGCCGGCGATCAAGGGCGTCGACGCCAAGACGGATGCCGAGATCGAGCGTCATGCGACCGACAGCGAGCCGTTGTCGATGCTGGCGTTCAAGATCATGAACGACCCGTTCGTCGGTTCGCTGACCTTCGCCCGCATCTATTCGGGCAAGCTGTCGAAGGGCGCCTCCCTCGACAACACCGTTAAGGGCAAGAAGGAGCGCATCGGCCGCATGCTGCAGATGCATGCGAATTCGCGCGCCGACATCGAGGAGGCTTACGCCGGCGACATCGTCGCCCTGGCCGGCCTCAAGGACACGACCACCGGCGACACGCTTTGCGATCCGCTGCACCCTGTCATTCTCGAGCGCATGGAATTCCCTGATCCGGTCATCCAGATCGCCATCGAGCCGAAGACCAAGAACGACCAGGAGAAGATGGGCCTGGCGCTGCATCGCCTGGCGGCCGAGGATCCGTCCTTCCGCGTCAAGACCGACGAGGAAAGCGGCCAGACCATCATCGCCGGTATGGGCGAGCTGCATCTCGACATCATCGTCGACCGCATGCGCCGCGAGTTCAAGGTCGAGGCGAATGTCGGCGCTCCGCAGGTGGCCTATCGCGAGACGATCACCCGCACCCACGAGCAGGACTACACGCACAAGAAGCAGACCGGCGGTACCGGCCAGTTCGCCCGCGTCAAGCTGGTGTTCGAGCCGAACTCCGAGAGCGAGGAGTTCGTGTTCGAGTCCAAGATCGTCGGCGGCGCGGTGCCGAAGGAATACATCCCCGGCGTCGAGAAGGGCATCCAGAGCGTCATGGGCTCCGGCCCGTTCGCGGGCTTCCCGATGATCGGCGTCAAGGCGACGCTGATCGACGGCGCCTTCCACGACGTGGACTCGTCGGTTCTCGCCTTCGAAATCGCTTCCCGCGCCTGCTTCAAGGAAGCGGCCCCGAAGCTCGGCGTGCAGCTGCTCGAGCCGATCATGAAGGTCGAGGTGGTGACACCGGAAGACTATGTCGGTGGCGTCATTGGCGACCTCAACGGCCGTCGCGGCCAGATCCAGGGCCAGGAAGCGCGCGGCGTGGCCGTCGTCATCAACGCGATGGTGCCGCTCGCCAACATGTTCAAGTATGTCGACAATCTGCGTTCGATGTCGCAGGGCCGCGCCCAGTACACGATGCAGTTCGACCACTACGAGCCGGTCCCCACGGCGGTGGCTCAGGAAGTCCAGAAAAAGTACGCGTGA
- the tuf gene encoding elongation factor Tu, whose amino-acid sequence MAKGKFERTKPHVNIGTIGHVDHGKTSLTAAITKYFGEYKRYDQIDAAPEEKARGITISTAHVEYETANRHYAHVDCPGHADYVKNMITGAAQMDGAILVVSAADGPMPQTREHILLARQVGVPSIVVFLNKVDQVDDAELLELVELEVRELLTKNEFPGDDIPIVKGSALAALEDSNKTIGEDAIRELMAQVDAYIPTPVRPLDKPFLMPIEDVFSISGRGTVVTGRVERGVVKVGEELEIVGIRPTTKTTCTGVEMFRKLLDQGQAGDNIGALLRGVDREGVERGQVLAKPGSVKPHKKFVAEAYILTKDEGGRHTPFFTNYRPQFYFRTTDVTGIVTLPAGTEMVMPGDNITVDVELIVPIAMEEKLRFAIREGGRTVGAGIVVTIKE is encoded by the coding sequence GTGGCAAAAGGTAAATTCGAGCGCACCAAGCCGCATGTGAACATTGGCACGATCGGCCACGTCGATCACGGCAAGACGTCGCTGACGGCGGCGATCACCAAGTATTTTGGCGAATACAAGCGCTATGACCAGATCGACGCGGCGCCGGAAGAGAAGGCGCGCGGCATCACGATTTCGACCGCGCACGTCGAGTACGAGACGGCCAACCGGCACTATGCCCACGTCGACTGCCCCGGCCACGCCGACTATGTGAAGAACATGATCACCGGCGCCGCGCAGATGGACGGCGCGATCCTGGTGGTGTCGGCCGCCGACGGCCCGATGCCGCAGACGCGCGAGCACATCCTGCTCGCCCGCCAGGTCGGCGTGCCGTCGATCGTGGTGTTCCTGAACAAGGTCGACCAGGTCGACGACGCCGAGCTTCTGGAGCTGGTCGAGCTCGAGGTGCGCGAGCTGCTGACCAAGAACGAGTTCCCCGGCGACGACATTCCGATCGTCAAGGGCTCGGCGCTGGCGGCGCTGGAAGACTCCAACAAGACCATCGGCGAGGACGCCATCCGCGAGCTGATGGCGCAGGTCGACGCCTACATCCCGACGCCGGTGCGTCCGCTGGACAAGCCGTTCCTGATGCCGATCGAGGACGTGTTCTCGATCTCGGGCCGCGGCACCGTGGTGACCGGCCGCGTCGAGCGCGGCGTGGTCAAGGTCGGCGAGGAGCTGGAGATCGTCGGCATCCGGCCGACCACCAAGACGACCTGCACGGGCGTGGAAATGTTCCGCAAGCTGCTCGACCAGGGCCAGGCCGGCGACAACATCGGCGCGCTGCTGCGCGGCGTCGACCGCGAGGGCGTCGAGCGCGGCCAGGTCCTGGCCAAGCCGGGCTCGGTCAAGCCGCACAAGAAGTTCGTGGCCGAGGCCTACATCCTGACCAAGGACGAGGGCGGCCGCCACACGCCGTTCTTCACCAACTACCGTCCGCAGTTCTACTTCCGCACCACGGACGTGACCGGCATCGTGACGCTGCCGGCCGGCACCGAGATGGTGATGCCCGGCGACAACATCACCGTCGACGTCGAGCTGATCGTGCCGATCGCGATGGAAGAGAAGCTGCGCTTCGCCATCCGTGAAGGCGGCCGCACCGTCGGTGCCGGCATCGTCGTCACCATCAAAGAGTAA
- the rpsJ gene encoding 30S ribosomal protein S10, whose translation MNGQNIRIRLKAFDHRVLDASTREIVSTAKRTGANVRGPIPLPTRIEKFTVNRSPHVDKKSREQFEMRTHKRLLDIVDPTPQTVDALMKLDLAAGVDVEIKL comes from the coding sequence ATGAACGGACAGAATATCCGCATCCGCCTTAAGGCGTTTGATCACCGGGTGCTCGACGCCTCGACGCGCGAAATCGTGTCGACCGCCAAGCGCACCGGCGCCAACGTCCGTGGCCCCATTCCGCTGCCGACGCGGATCGAAAAGTTCACGGTCAACCGGTCGCCTCACGTCGACAAGAAGAGCCGCGAGCAGTTCGAGATGCGCACCCACAAGCGGCTGCTCGACATCGTCGACCCGACCCCGCAGACGGTCGATGCTCTGATGAAGCTCGATCTGGCCGCCGGTGTCGACGTCGAGATCAAGCTCTAA
- the rplC gene encoding 50S ribosomal protein L3, which translates to MRSGVIAKKVGMTRIYNDAGEHVPVTVLQMENCQVVAQRTQEKNGYTAVQLGVGLAKVKNTSKAMRGHFAAASVEPKAKLAEFRVSADNMIDVGAELTVEHFVAGQKVDVTGTSTGKGFQGVIKRHNMGGGRATHGNSVSHRTHGSTGQRQDPGKVFKGKKMAGHMGDVRVTTQNVEVVSTDADRGLILIRGAVPGVKGAWILVRDAAKVALPANAPKPAAIRAAAVAKNDAPATEGAE; encoded by the coding sequence ATGCGTTCAGGTGTGATTGCAAAGAAGGTGGGAATGACCCGCATCTACAACGATGCCGGGGAACATGTTCCCGTCACTGTTCTCCAGATGGAGAACTGCCAGGTCGTGGCGCAGCGCACGCAGGAGAAGAACGGCTACACCGCCGTCCAGCTCGGCGTTGGCCTTGCCAAGGTGAAGAACACGTCGAAGGCGATGCGCGGCCATTTCGCTGCCGCCTCCGTCGAGCCGAAGGCGAAGCTCGCCGAGTTCCGCGTCTCCGCCGACAACATGATCGACGTCGGCGCCGAGCTGACCGTCGAGCATTTCGTCGCCGGCCAGAAGGTCGACGTGACGGGCACCTCGACCGGCAAGGGTTTCCAGGGCGTGATCAAGCGGCACAACATGGGTGGCGGCCGCGCCACGCACGGTAACTCGGTTTCGCACCGCACGCACGGTTCGACCGGTCAGCGCCAGGACCCCGGCAAGGTGTTCAAGGGCAAGAAGATGGCCGGCCACATGGGCGACGTCCGCGTCACCACGCAGAATGTCGAGGTCGTCTCGACCGATGCCGACCGCGGCCTGATCCTGATCCGCGGCGCCGTTCCTGGCGTCAAGGGCGCCTGGATCCTGGTCCGCGACGCGGCCAAGGTTGCGCTGCCCGCCAACGCACCGAAGCCTGCCGCAATCCGCGCTGCCGCTGTCGCCAAGAACGACGCCCCGGCCACCGAGGGAGCTGAATAA
- the rplD gene encoding 50S ribosomal protein L4 — MDLKITTLGGKDAGKVKLSEEIFGLDPREDILQRVVRWQLAKKQQGTHKAKGRAEIARTGAKMYKQKGTGRARHHSARAPQFRGGGKAHGPVVRSHEHDLPKKVRALGLKHALSAKAKSASIIIVDELKLAEAKTKALAASLETLGLTNALVIGGAELDQNFKLAATNIPNIDVLPIQGINVYDILRRGTLVLSKAAVEALEERFK, encoded by the coding sequence ATGGACCTCAAGATTACAACGCTCGGCGGCAAGGACGCCGGCAAGGTGAAACTCTCCGAGGAGATTTTCGGCCTTGACCCGCGCGAGGACATCCTGCAGCGCGTCGTGCGCTGGCAGCTCGCCAAGAAGCAGCAGGGCACGCACAAGGCCAAGGGCCGCGCCGAGATCGCGCGCACCGGCGCCAAGATGTACAAGCAGAAGGGTACCGGCCGCGCCCGTCACCATTCGGCTCGCGCTCCGCAGTTCCGCGGCGGCGGCAAGGCGCACGGCCCGGTCGTGCGCAGCCATGAGCACGACCTGCCGAAGAAGGTGCGTGCGCTGGGCTTGAAGCATGCTCTCTCGGCCAAAGCCAAGAGCGCTTCGATCATCATCGTCGACGAGCTGAAGCTGGCCGAGGCCAAGACGAAAGCGCTGGCCGCGAGCCTGGAGACGCTGGGGCTGACCAATGCCCTGGTGATCGGCGGCGCCGAGCTCGACCAGAACTTCAAGCTGGCGGCGACCAACATTCCGAACATCGACGTGCTGCCGATCCAGGGCATCAACGTCTACGACATTCTGCGCCGCGGCACGCTGGTCCTTTCGAAGGCCGCCGTCGAGGCTCTCGAGGAGCGCTTCAAATGA
- a CDS encoding 50S ribosomal protein L23: MTDLRHYDVIVSPAITEKSTMASEQNQVVFNVAKKASKPEIKAAVEALFGVKVTAVNTLVRKGKIKRFRGTVGRQGDVKKAVVTLADGQSIDVATGL; encoded by the coding sequence ATGACCGACCTTCGTCACTACGACGTGATCGTCTCGCCGGCGATCACCGAAAAGTCGACCATGGCTTCCGAGCAGAACCAGGTCGTCTTCAACGTCGCCAAGAAGGCGTCGAAGCCGGAAATCAAGGCCGCCGTCGAAGCTCTCTTCGGCGTCAAGGTGACGGCCGTGAACACGCTCGTCCGCAAGGGCAAGATCAAGCGCTTCCGCGGCACGGTTGGCCGCCAGGGCGACGTCAAGAAGGCGGTTGTGACGCTGGCCGACGGCCAGTCGATCGACGTCGCGACGGGTCTCTGA
- the rplB gene encoding 50S ribosomal protein L2, whose amino-acid sequence MALKKFNPVTPSTRQLVIVDRSGLYKGKPVKGLTEGLTKSGGRNNYGRITARFIGGGHKRSYRIIDFKRKKFDIVGTVERIEYDPNRTAFIALIKYDDGELSYILAPQRLAAGDKIVAGEAVDVKPGNAMPLASMPVGTIVHNIELKPGKGGQVARSAGGYAQLVGRDQGMAILRLNSGEQRIVHGSCMATVGAVSNPDHGNINDGKAGRTVWRGKRPHNRGVAMNPVDHPHGGGEGRTSGGRHPVSPWGKPTKGKKTRSNKATDKFIVRSRHQRKS is encoded by the coding sequence ATGGCACTCAAGAAATTCAACCCGGTGACGCCGAGCACCCGCCAGCTGGTCATCGTCGACCGCTCGGGCCTCTACAAGGGCAAGCCCGTCAAGGGCCTGACCGAAGGCCTGACCAAGTCGGGCGGCCGAAACAACTACGGCCGCATCACGGCCCGCTTCATCGGCGGCGGTCACAAGCGCTCGTACCGCATCATCGACTTCAAGCGTAAGAAGTTCGACATCGTCGGCACGGTGGAGCGTATCGAATACGATCCGAACCGGACCGCCTTCATCGCGCTGATCAAGTATGACGATGGCGAGCTGTCCTACATCCTGGCGCCGCAGCGTCTTGCCGCCGGCGACAAGATCGTGGCCGGCGAAGCCGTCGACGTGAAGCCGGGCAATGCGATGCCGCTGGCCTCGATGCCGGTCGGCACGATCGTCCACAACATCGAGCTGAAGCCGGGCAAGGGCGGCCAGGTCGCCCGTTCGGCGGGCGGTTACGCCCAGCTCGTCGGCCGCGACCAGGGCATGGCGATCCTGCGCCTGAACTCGGGCGAGCAGCGCATCGTGCACGGTTCGTGCATGGCCACCGTCGGCGCCGTGTCGAACCCCGACCACGGCAACATCAACGACGGCAAGGCCGGCCGTACGGTGTGGCGCGGCAAGCGCCCGCACAATCGCGGCGTGGCCATGAACCCGGTCGATCATCCTCACGGCGGCGGTGAAGGCCGCACCTCGGGTGGCCGCCATCCGGTTTCGCCCTGGGGCAAGCCGACCAAGGGCAAGAAGACGCGGTCCAACAAGGCGACCGACAAGTTCATCGTGCGCTCGCGCCATCAGCGCAAGAGCTAA
- the rpsS gene encoding 30S ribosomal protein S19, translated as MTRSIWKGPFIDGYLLKKVDKVREGGRNEVIKMWSRRSTILPQFVGFTFGVYNGQKHVPVSVNEDMVGHKFGEFAPTRTYYGHGADKKAKRK; from the coding sequence GTGACTCGTTCGATTTGGAAAGGCCCCTTCATCGACGGCTACCTTCTCAAGAAGGTGGACAAGGTTCGTGAAGGCGGTCGCAATGAGGTGATCAAGATGTGGAGCCGCCGCTCCACCATCCTGCCGCAGTTCGTCGGCTTCACCTTCGGTGTCTACAACGGCCAGAAGCATGTTCCCGTCTCCGTGAACGAGGACATGGTCGGCCACAAGTTCGGTGAATTCGCTCCGACCCGGACCTACTACGGTCACGGCGCGGATAAGAAGGCGAAGAGGAAATAA
- the rplV gene encoding 50S ribosomal protein L22, giving the protein MGKAKAPRRLADNEARAVLRTIRISPQKLNLVAALIRGKKVATALSDLEFSAKRISGTVKKTLESAIANAENNHDLDVDALVVAEAYVGKSIVMKRFHARGRGRASRIEKPFSHLTIVVREVEEKGEAA; this is encoded by the coding sequence ATGGGCAAGGCCAAAGCTCCGCGCAGGCTTGCTGACAACGAAGCGCGCGCCGTGCTGCGCACGATCCGTATCAGCCCGCAGAAGCTGAACCTGGTTGCCGCGCTGATCCGCGGCAAGAAGGTCGCGACAGCGCTTTCCGACCTCGAATTCTCGGCCAAGCGGATTTCCGGCACGGTCAAGAAGACGCTGGAGTCGGCGATCGCCAACGCGGAAAACAACCACGACCTCGACGTCGACGCGCTGGTGGTGGCGGAAGCCTATGTCGGCAAGTCGATCGTCATGAAGCGGTTCCACGCTCGTGGCCGTGGTCGCGCCAGCCGTATCGAAAAGCCGTTCTCGCACCTCACGATCGTCGTTCGTGAAGTCGAGGAAAAAGGGGAGGCCGCATAA
- the rpsC gene encoding 30S ribosomal protein S3, with protein MGQKVNPIGLRLGINRTWDSRWFANTGEYGQLLHEDIKIRNYLEKELKQAAISKVVIERPHKKCRVTIHAARPGLIIGKKGADIEKLRKKLMEMTKSETHLNIVEVRKPEIDATLIAQSIAQQLERRIAFRRAMKRAVQSAMRLGAEGIRINCSGRLGGAEIARMEWYREGRVPLHTLRADVDYGTAEANTAYGICGVKVWVFKGEILEHDPMASERRATEGDHGGPSGERERGRRRENA; from the coding sequence ATGGGCCAGAAAGTCAATCCGATCGGGCTGCGTCTCGGCATCAACCGCACCTGGGATTCGCGCTGGTTCGCGAACACCGGCGAATACGGCCAGCTGCTGCATGAGGACATCAAGATCCGCAACTATCTTGAGAAGGAGCTCAAGCAGGCCGCGATCTCCAAGGTCGTGATCGAGCGCCCGCACAAGAAGTGCCGCGTCACCATCCATGCCGCGCGTCCGGGCCTGATCATCGGCAAGAAGGGCGCCGACATCGAGAAGCTTCGCAAGAAGCTGATGGAGATGACGAAGTCGGAGACGCACCTCAACATCGTTGAGGTGCGCAAGCCGGAAATCGACGCCACGCTGATCGCGCAGTCGATCGCGCAGCAGCTGGAGCGCCGCATCGCGTTCCGCCGCGCCATGAAGCGCGCCGTGCAGTCGGCCATGCGCCTCGGCGCCGAGGGCATCCGCATCAACTGTTCGGGCCGTCTCGGCGGCGCCGAAATCGCCCGCATGGAGTGGTACCGCGAAGGCCGCGTGCCGCTGCACACGCTGCGCGCCGATGTCGACTACGGCACGGCCGAGGCGAACACTGCCTACGGCATCTGCGGCGTCAAGGTGTGGGTGTTCAAGGGCGAGATCCTCGAGCACGACCCGATGGCTTCGGAACGCCGCGCCACGGAAGGCGATCATGGCGGTCCGTCGGGCGAGCGCGAGCGCGGTCGTCGTCGCGAGAACGCCTGA
- the rplP gene encoding 50S ribosomal protein L16 yields the protein MLQPKRTKFRKQFKGRIHGAAKGGTNLDFGGFGLKALEPNRVTAREIEAARRAITREMKRAGRVWIRVFPDLPVTSKPTEVRMGKGKGGVDYWAARVKPGRIMFEIDGVSEETAREALRLGAAKLSVKTRFVQRIAE from the coding sequence ATGCTGCAGCCAAAGCGCACAAAGTTCCGCAAGCAGTTCAAGGGCCGTATCCACGGTGCCGCCAAGGGCGGCACCAATCTGGATTTCGGCGGTTTCGGACTGAAGGCGCTTGAGCCGAACCGCGTCACCGCGCGTGAGATCGAGGCGGCCCGCCGCGCGATCACCCGCGAGATGAAGCGCGCCGGCCGCGTCTGGATCCGGGTGTTCCCGGATCTGCCGGTCACCTCGAAGCCGACCGAAGTCCGCATGGGTAAGGGCAAGGGCGGCGTCGACTACTGGGCGGCGCGCGTCAAGCCTGGCCGCATCATGTTCGAGATCGACGGCGTCAGCGAAGAGACCGCGCGTGAGGCGCTGCGTCTCGGTGCCGCCAAGCTCTCGGTCAAGACGCGCTTCGTACAGCGCATCGCAGAATAA
- the rpmC gene encoding 50S ribosomal protein L29, whose translation MKAEDIRTKTQDQLTDDLASLKKEQFNLRFQKATGQLEKTARVKQVRRDIARIKTIAAEKAAAKKG comes from the coding sequence ATGAAAGCCGAAGACATCCGGACCAAGACCCAGGATCAGCTGACCGACGATCTGGCCAGCCTGAAGAAGGAGCAGTTCAATCTGCGCTTCCAGAAGGCCACCGGCCAGCTCGAGAAGACCGCGCGCGTGAAGCAGGTCCGCAGGGACATCGCGCGCATCAAGACCATCGCCGCGGAAAAAGCCGCGGCCAAGAAGGGTTAA
- the rpsQ gene encoding 30S ribosomal protein S17 produces the protein MPKRILQGTVVSDKNEKTVVVKVERRFTHPVMKKTVRLTKKYKAHDENNAHKVGDQVFIQESKPISKDKRWIVVTSDQA, from the coding sequence ATGCCAAAGCGCATCCTGCAGGGCACCGTCGTCAGCGACAAGAACGAGAAGACGGTCGTCGTCAAGGTCGAGCGGCGCTTCACGCATCCCGTGATGAAGAAGACCGTGCGCCTGACCAAGAAGTACAAGGCGCATGACGAGAACAACGCCCACAAGGTCGGCGACCAGGTGTTCATCCAGGAATCGAAGCCGATTTCCAAGGACAAGCGCTGGATCGTCGTCACTTCGGATCAGGCTTGA
- the rplN gene encoding 50S ribosomal protein L14, producing the protein MIQMQTNLDVADNSGARRVMCIKVLGGSKRKYASVGDIIVVSIKEAIPRGRVKKGDVMKAVVVRTAKDIRRPDGSVIRFDKNAAVLVDNKKEPIGTRIFGPVPRELRAKNHMKIISLAPEVL; encoded by the coding sequence ATGATTCAGATGCAAACAAACCTCGACGTCGCGGATAATTCCGGCGCTCGTCGTGTCATGTGCATCAAGGTGCTGGGCGGCTCGAAGCGGAAGTATGCCTCCGTCGGCGACATCATCGTGGTGTCGATCAAGGAAGCCATCCCGCGCGGCCGCGTTAAGAAGGGCGATGTTATGAAGGCGGTCGTGGTTCGCACGGCCAAGGACATCCGCCGCCCGGACGGCAGCGTGATCCGTTTCGACAAGAACGCGGCCGTTCTCGTCGACAATAAGAAAGAGCCGATCGGCACGCGTATCTTCGGGCCGGTTCCGCGCGAGCTTCGCGCCAAGAACCACATGAAGATCATCTCGCTCGCGCCTGAAGTGCTGTAA
- the rplX gene encoding 50S ribosomal protein L24 has translation MQKIRKGDKVVVLAGKDKGRSGEVLSVQPKEDTAVVRGVNLIRRHQKQTQSQEGGIITKEAPIHLSNIALADPKDGKPTRVGFAIQKDGKKVRVAKRSGEVING, from the coding sequence ATGCAGAAGATCAGAAAAGGCGACAAGGTCGTCGTGCTTGCCGGCAAGGACAAGGGCCGCTCGGGCGAAGTCCTGTCGGTGCAGCCGAAGGAAGACACCGCGGTCGTTCGCGGCGTGAACCTCATTCGCCGTCACCAGAAGCAGACCCAGTCCCAAGAGGGCGGGATCATCACCAAGGAAGCGCCGATCCACCTGTCGAACATCGCGCTGGCCGATCCCAAGGACGGCAAGCCGACCCGCGTCGGTTTCGCCATCCAGAAGGACGGCAAGAAGGTGCGCGTCGCCAAGCGTTCGGGAGAAGTCATCAATGGCTAA